The Paraburkholderia caffeinilytica genome segment CCGAGGTGGCGCGCGAGTTCGGTTTGAGCGACGGCGTGATCGTCGCGGCCGGCGGCGGCGACAATGCCACGAGCGCGATCGGCATCGGCGCGACGCAACCGGGCGACGGCTTCGTCTCGCTCGGCACGTCCGGCGTGTTGTGCGTGGTCGGCGACAGTTTCCGGCCGAACCCCGCTTCCGCGGTACACGCGTTCTGTCATGCCATTCCGGATCGCTGGCATCAGATGAGCGTGGTGCTGTCGGCGGCAAGTTGTTTGCGCTGGGTCTGCAAGCTGACCTCCACCGACGAGCCGACCCTGCTCGCCGAAATCGAGGCGCTCCCGGCGGAGGCGTTGAACACCGCGCCCCTCTTTCTGCCCTATCTGTCCGGTGAGCGCACGCCGCACAACGACCCGTACGCGCAGGGCGTGTTCTTCGGCATGAATCACGCGACCGATCGCGCCTTGCTCGGCTACGCGGTGCTTGAAGGCGTGACGCTCGCGCTCACCGACGGCCTCGACGCATTGCGCGCGGCCGGCACCGAAGCGAAGGCGCTGTCCCTGCTCGGCGGCGGCGCTCGCAGCGACTACTGGGCCCAACTGCTCGCCGATGCGCTCGACACCGCCACCCGCAAGCACGGCGGCGGCGAAACCGGCGCGGCGCTCGGTGCGGCTCGCCTCGGCTGGCTGGCGGCGGGCGGCGACCCGGCCAAGGTGCTGACCAAGCCGCCGATCGAAAAGGAGTTCACGCCGAACCCGCGACGGCACGCCGAACTGCGCAACCGGCTCGAAGCGTATCGCGCGCTCTACCGCCACGTGCGGCCGCTGTTCGACCCCGCGCGGCAACCGCTCGCCTGACCGGCAAAGCACAGCCGGTTCCCGTCGAGACGCGGGGACCGGCTGCTATCATCGGCGCACTTCAAGCGAACCGTTACCGTGCCCAAGTCCACAGAAAAATTAGATCTTGCTACCCGCGCCGCGTGGCTTTACTACGTCGCAGGCAATACCCAGAACGAGATCGCCGAGAAGCTGCAGGTGTCCCGCCCGGTCGCCCAGCGGCTGGTTGCCTTCGCGGTCGAGAAGAACCTGATTCGCGTGCGCGTCGATCACAAACTGGCCGATTGCCTCGCGCTCGCCGATCAACTGTCGAAACGCTACGGCCTGAGCATGTGCGAAGTCGTACCGATCGACAGCGACACGTCGGAAGAAGTCGACCGCAAGCTGG includes the following:
- the xylB gene encoding xylulokinase; its protein translation is MYLGIDLGTSEVKVLLLASDGRVIGTAGSPFTVSRPHQRWAEQNPEDWWAGTRAALAALRAKHLDEFAQIRGIGLSGQMHGAVLLDAQDRVLRPAILWNDMRSDKECAELTERAPELHSVAGNLAMPGFTAPKLLWVARHEPEIFAQTACVLLPKDYLRLQLTGGKVSDPSDAAGTLWLDVAKRDWSDSLLAACNMTRAQMPGLREGSAPSGTLLPEVAREFGLSDGVIVAAGGGDNATSAIGIGATQPGDGFVSLGTSGVLCVVGDSFRPNPASAVHAFCHAIPDRWHQMSVVLSAASCLRWVCKLTSTDEPTLLAEIEALPAEALNTAPLFLPYLSGERTPHNDPYAQGVFFGMNHATDRALLGYAVLEGVTLALTDGLDALRAAGTEAKALSLLGGGARSDYWAQLLADALDTATRKHGGGETGAALGAARLGWLAAGGDPAKVLTKPPIEKEFTPNPRRHAELRNRLEAYRALYRHVRPLFDPARQPLA